Part of the Penaeus vannamei isolate JL-2024 chromosome 9, ASM4276789v1, whole genome shotgun sequence genome is shown below.
TATAACTCATCTTGGCTGCCAGTAATTGCGGCCAAGAACAATCGCATTCcgacataaacaaagacacactcaGCATGGGGCCAAACCTACTCCGCCCCGCTTGCTTGCCTGTTTGACCTGTGGCCATAAATCCCCGACACAGGGCCATGGCCATTAGACCGAACCCATTTTACTCGGGTGTGATTCATGGCCTAGTTTTGCTTCTGTGATTTATGCGTTCTCAGTTTGTCTGTGATTGCCTGGTCGTGTGATTGGAGCTTTTTTGTTCATTGCAGAAGAGGCATTTTGTTAGCATTTGGAGGattatactgagagagagagagagagagagagagagagagagagagagagagagagagagagagagagagagagagagagagagagagagagagagagaaagagagtgagagatagagagagagagagagagaaagagagagaaagaaagagagagagagagagagagagagagaggagagatggggaggagaaagaaagagagaaagagacagataagtaTAGTATTGATGGTTTTGTTTCTATCGCAAAATCAAACTATtcataatgttgttgtttttctttcttctttttttcttcttaataagaccaaaaataaaatattgggcGACATACCCTGAACTTAGTTTCTTTTGCTCTCATTttgtcacacacagacacacacacacacacacacacacacacacattttccctgCAATTTGGCGCTCATCGGAAACTGATACACGTCTTCATCATGTATCAAATCTCGTTGAACCGTTACGTACgttacattttaaaaattaattcgaGCGGGAAGTTTGAATCCGAAACGACTACTCAAGGCCACTACAATACATAATACGAAATAAATTGAACCGTTACGTACgttacattttaaaaattaattcgaGCGGGAAGTTTGAATCCAAAACGACTACTCAGGGCCACTaaaatacataatacaaaataaattgaCTTAATTGCTCCTAtgttaactctctccctctctcagcggTCTAATGCCACGCTGCTAAATACATCGCATGGTAAATCAACAGCGAGCGAAATGAGTCTTGTTGTGGCGTTGATAGCaaaacaggacacacacacacacgcacacacacacacactcatacacacacacacacacactcacacacacacacacacacacgcacacacacacactcacacacacacacacacacacacacacacacacacacacacacacacacacacacatatatatatatatatatatatatatatatatatatatatatattcatacattatatatacatatatatatatgtatacatatatatatatatatatatatatatatatatatatatatataaatgagtatatatatacatatacatacatacatacatacatacatatatatatatatatatatatatatatatatatgtacacacacacacacacatacataaatatatatatatatatatatatatatatatatatatatatatatatatatatatatgtgtgtgtgtgtgtgtgtgtgtgtgtgtgtgtgtgtgtgtgtgtgtgtgtgtgtgcgtgtgtgtgtgtgtgtatatatatatatatatatatacatatatatatatatatatatatatatatatatatatatatgtatgtatgtaaaggaaTGAAGGATTCATTGtctcatattatatgtatagaattAAGATCATAAAGagtttatttaatttatcaacaaaagaataattatttaatttcatttagtttgtaacgtGTTGGCTACAGTGACACTAAAGTTATACGAACGCCCAACAAAAACGCTTTGTTGTGAATCCGTGGAGCCTCGCGAGAGAGCCATGTGATACGCCGTGTGCTACTAGTTTAGGACTATTCTTGTTTTACTTGAGGCTAcagtacaatgtatatatatatatatatatatatatatatatatatatatatatatatatatctttatgcctTGTATGCAAGGAAGTGGCAAATGAAAAGTATATGCACTATTTTATAAAACTAAGTCTCTTCTGAGTAAATTCAGATGGgtagaataagaaatgaaatctCAAAAATACCTTTGACAAAAATTTTAAAATACATTAAACGGAACTTGAAATGCAGAGGTGAATGTAAAATCTGTTGAAAATAGAAGTGAGAACCAaagaataaaaaactaaaaaagaataaaaatgcatTTGACTTCTTTTCATTTAATATATTACCGTGtaatcattttcactttcatgtTCTCAACTTGCAAAAATAACATTATGTTCAACTTACATTAAGATCATGATCTTGTTTCAATAAATATACTTTAAGTAAGAATATAATATATTCCCATTCTCAGCAACACATCTAATCCAACATACATACCCAAATATCTACTAAACCACTCTCTttcggataatatatatatatatatatatatatatatgtgtgtgtgtgtgtgtgtgtgtgtgtgtgtgtgtgtgtgtgtgtgtgtgtgtgtgtatgtgtgtgtatttgtgtgtgtgtgtgtgtgtgtatctttgtgtgtgtgtgtatttatgtgtgtgtccgtgtatatgtaACTTGATTAATTAATCCTCCACATCTCACGGACACCTTTGAGGCGCATCCGATCGCTAAAGCATTTCCGCTCGGAGATTAAAATTATTCGGGGATATGCAAATtaccttctcccgctctcccgcccctccccgaaGGCCGCGCCAACATTTAGTTATATTCTTGAAACATGTCACGAACGTGTTACGGGATCCCCTCGGCCCTCTAGCGGCACGGAGCGGAGACTGGGAGCTCATATTTGAGTGGAAGGACGAGAACGCTTAACTTCATTCCGAGAACGCAATTGCTTCCAGAAGGAATTTCGTACATGAagactgttgttattttcattacttttctatGGCTAGAGGATGCTAGGCTGGCTTCGTTTATTTTCCTTACTTTTGTGTTCTGTGTGGTGTTATATTTACAACTTTTCTTATCACAAGAGAGActgtgttgttttattttattacttttaactATCGTGTGGTGTGGTTCCCGTGTGTtatttctactcctactccttttaTATCACAAATAGTATACGGGAACTGCTTCGTTTGTATTCGAAAATTTCGTTGTTGTGTGGTGCAGTGGTAGCATGTTATGGCAATCTTtctgacccgagttcgaatcccgttgctgacccgagttcgaatcctgttgctgacccgagttcgaatcccgttgctgacccgagttcgaatcctgttgctgacccgagttcgaatcccgttgctgacccgagttcgaatcctgctgctgacccgagttcgaatcccgttgctaACCCGAGTTCGCATCCCGTTGCTAACCCGAattcgaatcccgttgctgacccgggttcaaatcctgttgctgacccgagttcgaatcccgttgctgacccgagttcgaatcccgttgctgacccgagttcgaatcccgttgctgacccgagttcgaatcccgttgctgacccgagttcgaatcccgttgctaACCCGAGTTCGCatcccgttgctgacccgagttcgaatcctgTTGCTgacccgggttcaaatcccgttgctgacccgagttggaatcccgttgctgacccgagttcgaatcccgttgctgacccaagttcgaatcccgttgctaACCCGAGTTCGCATCCCGTTGCTGACCCaagttcgaatcccgttgctgacccgggttcaaatcccgttgctgacccgagttcgaatcccgttgctgacccgagttcgaatcccgttgctgacccAAGTTCGAATCCCGctgctgacccgagttcgaatcccgttgctgacccgagttcgaatcctgttgctgacccgagttcgaatcccgttgctgacccgagttcgaatcccgttgctgacccgagttcgaatcctgTTGCTAACCCGAattcgaatcccgttgctgacccgagttcgaatcccgttgctgacccgagttcgaatcccgttggtgagccgagttcgaatcccgtttAAGTAGGAATATAATATATCATTCCCATTCTCAGCAATACATCTAATCCAACATACATATCCAAATATCTACTAAATAACTCTctttcagattatatatatatatatatatatatatatatatatatatatatatatatatatatgtgtgtgtgtgtgtgtgtgtgtgtgtgtgtctgtgtgtgtgtgtgtgtgtgtatctatgtgtgtgtccgtgtatatgtaACTTGATTAATTGATCCTCCACATCTCACGGATACCTTTGAGGCGCATCCGATCGCTAAAGCATTTCCGCCCGGAGATTAAAATTATTCGGGGATATGCAAATtaccttctcccgctctcccgcccctccccgaaGGCCGCGCCAACATTTAGTTATATTCTTGAAACATGTCACGGACGTGTTACGGGATCCCCTCGGCCCTCTAGCGGCACGGAGCGGAGACTGGGAGCTCATATTTGAGTGGAAGGACGAGAACGCTTAACTTCATTCCGAGAACGTAATTGCTTCCAGAAGGAATTTCGTACATGAagactgttgttattttcattacttttctatGGCTAGAGGATGCTAGGCtggctttatttattttctttacttttgtgtCCTGTGTGGTGTTATTTTTACAACTTTTCTTATCGCAAAAGAGActgtgttgttttattttattacttttaattgTCGTGTGTGGTTCCGGTGTGTTATTTCTACTCCCTTTTTATCACAAGTAATATACGGGAACTGCTTCGTTTGTATTCGAAACTTTCGCTGTTGTGTGGTGCAGTGGTAGCATGTTATGGCAATCATGCTGAtcgagttcgaatcccgttgctgacccgagttcgaatcccgttgctgacccgagttcgaatcccgttgctgacccgagttcgaatcccgttgctgacccgggttcaaatcccgttgctgacccgagttggaatcccgttgctgacccgagttcgaatcccgttgctgacccgagttcgaatcccgttgctgacccgagttcgaatcccgttgctgacccgagttcgaatcccgttaCTGACCCGAATTCGAATCCCGctgctgacccgagttcgaatcccgttgctgacccgagttcgaatcctgttgctgacccgagttcgaatcccgttgctgacccgagttcgaatcccgttgctgaaCCGAtttcgaatcccgttgctgacccgagttcgaatcctgTTGCTAACCCGAattcgaatcccgttgctgacccgatttcgaatcccgttgctgacccgagttcgaatcccgttgctgacccgagttcgaatcccgttgctaacccgagttcgaatcccgttgctgacccgagttcgaatcccgttgctgacccgagttcgaatcccgttgctgacccgagttcgaatcccgttgctgaaCCGAtttcgaatcccgttgctgacccgagttcgaatcctgTTGCTAACCCGAattcgaatcccgttgctgacccgagttcgaatcccgttggtgagccgagttcgaatcccgttggtgagccgagttcgaatcccgttgctgacccgagttcgaatcccgtttAAGTAGGAATATAATATATCATTCCCATTCTCAGCAATACATCTAATCCAACATACATACCCAAATATCTACTAAATAACTCTctttcagattatatatatatatatatatatatatatatatatatatatatatgtgtgtgtgtgtgtgtgtgtgtgtgtgtgtgtgtgtgtgtgtgtgtatctttgtgtgtgtgtgtgtgtccgtgtatatgtaACTTGATTAATTAATCCTCCACATCTCACGGATACCTTTGAGGCGCATCCGATCGCTAAAGCATTTCCGCCCGGAGATTAAAATTATTCGGGGATATGCAAATtaccttctcccgctctcccgcccctccccgaaGGCCGCGCCAACATTTAGTTATATTCTTGAAACATGTCACGAACGTGTTACGGGATCCCCTCGGCCCTCTAGCGGCACGGAGCGGAGACTGGAAGCTCATATTTGAGTGGAAGGACGAGAACGCTTAACTTCATTCCGAGAACGTAATTGCTTCCAGAAGGAATTTCGTACATGAAgacttgttattttcattacttttctatGGCTAGAGGATGCTAGGCtggctttatttattttctttacttttgtgtGCTGTGTGGTGTTATTTTCACAACTTTTCTTATCACAAGAGAGActgtgttgttttattttattctgtcaTGTGGTGTGGTCCCGGTGTGTTATTTCTACTCCTTTTCTATCACAAGTAGTATACGGGAACTGCTTCGTTTGTATTCGAAGCATGTTATGTGGTAGCATGTTATGGCAATCATGCTGAtcgagttcgaatcccgttgctgatccgagttcgaatcccgttgctgacccgagttcgaatcctgCTGCTGACtcgagttcgaatcccgttgctgacccgagttcgattcctgttgctgacccgagttcgaatcccgttgctgacccgagttcgaatcctgttgctgacccgagttcgaatcccgttgctgacccgagttcgaatcctgttgctgacccgagttcgaatcccgttgctgacccgaATTCGAATCCTGTTGTTGACCCGAGTTCGATTCCCattgctgacccgagttcgaatcctgttgctgacccgagttcgaatcctgctgctgacccgagttcgaatcccgttgctgagccgagttcgaatcccgttgctgagccgagttcgaatcccgttgctgacccgagttcgaatcccgttggTGACCCGAattcgaatcccgttgctgacccgagttcgaatcccgtcgctgacccgagttcgaatcccgttgctgatccgagttcgaatcccgttggTGACCCGAGTTGGAATCCCGTcgctgacccgagttcgaatcccgtcgctgacccgagttcgaatcccattgctgacccgagttcgaatcccgttgctgagCCGAATTCGAATTccgttgctgacccgagttcgaatcccgttgctgaccTGAGTTCGAATTccgttgctgacccgagttcgaatcccgttgctgacccgagttcgaatcccgttggTGACCCGAATTCGAATCCtgttgctgacccgagttcgaatcccgttgttgacccgagttcgaattccgttgctgacccgagttcgaatcctgTTGCTGAtccgagttcgaatcccgttgctgacccgagttcgaatcctgTTGCTGACTtgagttcgaatcccgttgctgacccgagttcgaatcccgttactgacccgagttcgaatcctgttgctgacccgagttcgaatcctgctgctgacccgagttcgaatcccgttgctgacccgagttcgaatcctgttgttgacccgagttcgaatcctgTTGTTGACCCGAATTCGAATCCCGTTGCTGGCCCGAGTTCGAATCTTACTGCTGACACGAGTTCGAATCCTGTTGCTGACCCGAattcgaatcccgttgctgacccgagttcgatTCCTGCTGCAGACCCGAGTTGgaatcccgttgctgacccgagttcgaatcctgTTGCTGACCTaagttcgaatcccgttgctgacacgagttcgaatcccgttgctgacccgagttcgaatcccgttgttaacccgagttcgaatcccgttgctaACCCGAattcgaatcccgttgctgacccgagttcgaatcccgttgctgacccgagttcgaatcccgttgctgacccgagttcgaatcccgttgttaacccgagttcgaatcccgttgctaACCCGAATTCGAATCCtgttgctgacccgagttcgaatcccgttgctgacccgagttcgaatcccgttgctaACCCGAATTCGAATCCtgttgctgacccgagttcgaatcccgttgctgacccgagttggaatcccgttgctgacccgagttggaatcccgttgctgacccgagttcgaatcctgTTGCTGACCTaagttcgaatcccgttgctgacACGAGTTCGAATCCTGTTGCTGACCCAAGTTCGAATCCTGCTGCTGACTtgagttcgaatcccgttgctgacccgagttcgaatcccgttgtTAACCCGAGTTCAAATCCCGTTGCTAACCCGAATTCGAATCCtgttgctgacccgagttcgaatcccgttgctaACCCGAattcgaatcccgttgctgacccgagttcgaatcccgttgttaacccgagttcgaatcccgttgctaACCCGAATTCGAATCCtgttgctgacccgagttcgaatcccgttgctgacccgagttcgaatcccgttgctaACCCGAATTCGAATCCTGTTGCTGACCCAGGTTCGAATCCagttgctgacccgagttcgaatcctgttgctgacccgagttcgaatcccatTGCTAACCCGAATTCGAATCCCGTTGCtaacccgagttcgaatcccgttgctaACCCGAGTTCGAATTccgttgctgacccgagttcgaatcccgttgctgacccgagttcgaatcccgttgctgacccgagttcgaatcccgttgctgagccgagttcgaatcccgttgctgagccgagttcgaatcccgttgctgacccgagttcgaatcccgttgctaACCCGAATTCGAATCCTGTTGCTGACCTAAGTTCGAATCCCATTGCTGACCCGAattcgaatcccgttgctgacccgagttcgaatcctgTTGCTGACCTAAGTTCGAATCCCATTGCTGACCCGAattcgaatcccgttgctgacccgagttcgaatcccgcaCCGTCCGTGGATGGCCACCCCGGCACACAAAGGCTCATTTAGAAGCGCTATAACCGAGTTCGCTAAACAAGAAACTCATAATATCGTGATTCTATTCTCCATTACTATTACGCAATAATAAAACCGATCCAAATATACTTAcggagtttttttttatgataatggtagGTTGAAGGGACAGTTTACAATATCACGCGAACTCCATGTACTGTGTTAGAATGATTAGAAATATCACACTATACTAACACGTTCCGCTTCCTTTGCGTTTTACAAAAGATTAAGTAATAGAGATTAACCCGATGAACGTTGTAACTTTTCACTGTGAAAAGTTAATACATCATTTTAGTCCCGTTTTTCCtgacttttttttatatgtgaaCAACGTTACTCGCATTATAAACACATTTTATATACTAGAGTACTGAAGATTTCCGTGGTGATTAACATAATTTATCTTGGGTTATATTATGTGATATTGTTCTTTCTTAATTCATTGAGTTTTTGTTTATTACACTTCTACGTGAGTGAGATACACGGGGTGCTTTCGTGATGGTGTTTcaagtaaatacacatacagtctGCGTATTAAAAAGGCACGTATTTCGCCACCACGGATTTGAATGAAATTGATGGTCCTTTGGTTTATGAATTAATTACACGCTCTAATGACGCCTTATTACAACTACTTtacataataacaaaacaatccaACAAAGAAATGCagttaaaggatatatatatatatatattttttttttaactgacttCTTTTTAAAATCTTGTTAATAATCATCTTAAGGCTGATTATtaagttatattttatttttaaaaactcAATTCTTATCTAAATCTTGTTATTAATCTTCTCAAGATTATTCGTCTTCTAAGTTAACGGCCTCGGAGAGTAGTGATGAAGAACGCGCATAAAGTTCAGTTGTTGTGCCTTCTCGGTGACCTTTTCTCGTCGATCAGCTGATTCAGCTAAGGCCAGCGTAGCGAGAGGTTAGTTAACCTGGGCATGCTGTGAACCGAGTTAATTAGCACCTTCATTATTATGTTCTGTTTCCCCCTGCATATAGTTGTCTTCGTAACCTATTTGGgataatatatgtacattgaaCGCCAATTAGTAGGAATTATATTTTGGGgtggttatatacatacatacatatatatatatatatatatatatatatatatatatatatatatatatatatatatatatacatatatatatacacacacacacacacacacacacacacacacacacacacacacacacacatatatatatatatatatatatatatatatatatatatatataagcaaattatTTTCAGGATTATCTGaaaggaatgttttttttcctcatatACATTAATGTTGATTTTTACATTCATATCTCCACTGAAGAGGCTGCTTTTGTTGACGTTcacatttgtttgtctgtaattTAAAGACAAATCCTAAGGCATCACCTGAGCGCTTTCTAGATCTTATagtttatcattccttttttcaATCCCCCCATGTTTCACTTCCATCTTCGTATTTCTATTTCTGTGGTAAACCCTTAgcctctacccaccccctccccttccactttacATCAAGGTTCAACGTGTATGCTGGTCTCTCAAGTTCTGAAACATTATCTACAAATTTCTCGTGAAATCCAATCTTTCCATTGGCTTTGTTTCCCCTGGCAccgatttttgttgttttataattAAATTTGTGTAGGAGCTTGAAGACTGACAAAACAGGGGACAACGGATCTTTTTGTGGAGAAATTTCTATTTATATAGTATCGAAAAGTCAGCAACATTCATCAGTTATCATTCTTTTCTAAACAGTAAcaacagaaaatgataaatatatatatatatatatatatatatatatatatataaacattgggAATAAAGGCAATTTGTTATCGTGGTGCTCTCATGTTACCGTCTACTTCCCTGAAACGCGGAAATACCTCAGTCGACTCGGGTATGAAACCAGCTCTTGTTTCTTTGATGTCGTCAGTTAGCCGAACCTCGCCTTTCAAAATCTGGGAGGCAGACTGTCGCGATAACAGAGAGCGAAAAAATAGCGATAAGGCTGCTTTGATAATTTTGTTGTGACGCTGCACACTGTTAGGTCTACATTAATACCCGACTAACTTCTATTTCTTTagtttttctctcctattcgttCTTTCCCTTTACAGTGTTAGAGTAGGGGGGTAATGGTAGCACCATTCGTTCTGTTTCTTCAATCCCAGTTTTAAACTGGTCTTCTTTTATTATGACTGTATCTCCTGCACTGTACCATACTTCCAAGACTCCATATTCAATCCATGGTCAGTTTGATGACATTGTGAGACTAATATTAGACAGAATGTAATAGTTAAGATAGTTAAGCAACGATTAGATAGTCAAGCATGCTTAACTATCTAATCGATTAGCCCGTTCG
Proteins encoded:
- the LOC138862589 gene encoding uncharacterized transmembrane protein DDB_G0289901-like; this translates as MGFELGSATGFELGSATGFEPGSATGFEFGLATGFELGSATGFELGSATGFEFGLATGFELGLTTGFELGSATGFEFGLATGFELGSATGFEFGLATGFELGLTTGFELGSATGFELKSAAGFELGSATGFELVSATGFELRSATGFELGSATGFQLGSATGFQLGSATGFELGSATGFEFGLATGFELGSATGFELGSATGFEFGLATGFELGLTTGFELGSATGFELGSATGFELGSATGFEFGLATGFELGLTTGFELGSATGFELVSATGFELRSATGFELGSATGFQLGSAAGIELGSATGFEFGSATGFELVSAQRDSNSSQQQDSNSGQQRDSNSDQQQDSNSGQQRNSNSGQQRDSNSGQQQDSNSGHQRDSNSGQQRDSNSGQQRNSNSGQQRDSNSGQQRNSNSAQQRDSNSGQQWDSNSGQRRDSNSGQRRDSNSGHQRDSNSDQQRDSNSGQRRDSNSGQQRDSNSGHQRDSNSGQQRDSNSAQQRDSNSAQQRDSNSGQQQDSNSGQQQDSNSGQQWESNSGQQQDSNSGQQRDSNSGQQQDSNSGLLPFKLMPFQSDTMRVFRKATLRITGEGDLYYLCEEKKTKYIFMESKYSSRGNLQCYLLKRTYETRRIVNIFNYETYDRLRDIFQKAEWGKDDEEM